The following are encoded together in the Brassica napus cultivar Da-Ae chromosome A9, Da-Ae, whole genome shotgun sequence genome:
- the LOC106450093 gene encoding uncharacterized protein LOC106450093 produces MVLQNQCNKNLFKYITKGVDRATVVIHKNEPDTTNEINNFLECRYISACEGSWRLFAFPIHYNLPNVVKLPVHLPGQHVMVFDETSDLSKVVYRENIDKSMLTAFFEACDTYEEARELTYVEFPSRFVYHSNDKVWTPRLQGEAIGRVVYVSPASGDRYFLRMLLNVVKGPRGYDVLYTVGDVVYKKFKEACYARGLLDDDKEWHEAIEEPSSWATGRQLRRLFVLILVYCQVVDPLKLWEHTWMFLAEDILYMKRKEFRFPGLDLQDEQLKQYTLLEVEKHLKEHNQSLADYDELPRPDNSILSEVNNQVLRQELMYDVEREGEETHRVLFSAMNIDQQKVYAAILKSVDERLGQLIFVSGAGGTGKTYLYRTIIARLRSVGKVVIPVATAGIAALLLPGGRTAHSRFKLPLNLDDRSMCEIHKGSSLAALISKADLIIWDEAPMAHRHAFETLDRSFRDLLTHENPEASTQPFGGKTVLLGGDFRQILPVIPHGKRPDTVLASISKSYLWKMARVFTLSINMRLRQEDKDFAKWILQVGDGEADALPSNKPKHEEGNQIIVDKRFLISRSETPHEALDYLKERAVLTPTNNTVHEVNAYLLSKIPSQAREYLSSDSVELEATPDDDWTTHYPSEYLNSLEFPGLPNHRLCLKVGAPVMMLRNLNQDQGLCNGTRMVVTRLGNRVVKARIMTGTDVGEEVLIPRIQLSPTDTMHPFTFNRRQFPIRLCYAMTINKSQGQSLNQVALYLPRPVFTHGQLYVAMSRVTTPNGLKILDETSDMGGEDGVTNIVYKEIFKDVRMTEVRATHLLYTFYIPKFDCSE; encoded by the exons ATGGTGTTGCAGAACCAGTGCaataaaaatcttttcaaatacATAACGAAAGGCGTTGATAGAGCAACTGTCGTTATACACAAGAACGAGCCAGACACGACTAATGAGATCAACAATTTTCTGGAGTGTCGGTACATATCAGCCTGCGAAGGTTCATGGAGGTTGTTCGCTTTTCCCATACACTATAATCTGCCCAATGTTGTGAAGCTTCCCGTACATCTACCAGGTCAGCATGTGATGGTGTTTGACGAAACTTCTGACTTATCAAAGGTGGTATACCGAGAAAATATTGATAAGTCAATGTTAACAGCGTTTTTTGAGGCATGCGACACATACGAAGAAGCTAGGGAGCTGACATATGTTGAATTTCCTTCAAGGTTTGTTTACCATTCTAACGACAAGGTATGGACACCCAGGTTGCAAGGGGAAGCTATTGGGAGAGTCGTGTATGTCAGTCCAGCATCTGGTGATAGATACTTCTTAAGGATGCTGCTAAATGTTGTTAAAGGTCCTAGAGGTTATGACGTGTTATACACGGTAGGAGATGTGGTTTATAAGAAATTCAAAGAAGCGTGCTATGCACGAGGATTGcttgatgatgataaagagTGGCATGAAGCAATAGAGGAGCCATCTTCATGGGCCACCGGACGGCAGCTGAGAAGGTTGTTTGTGCTTATCTTGGTTTATTGTCAAGTTGTAGACCCACTCAAGCTTTGGGAGCATACTTGGATGTTTCTAGCAGAGGACATACTGTACATGAAACGAAAGGAGTTTCGATTTCCAGGACTCGACTTACAAGATGAGCAGTTAAAGCAGTATACACTGCTCGAGGttgaaaaacatttaaaagagCATAACCAGTCTCTAGCAGACTATGATGAGTTGCCTCGGCCAGACAATTCAATACTATCAGAGGTAAACAACCAAGTTTTGCGGCAGGAGCTGATGTATGATGTTGAAAGGGAAGGAGAAGAGACGCATAGGGTATTGTTCTCAGCGATGAATATTGATCAGCAGAAAGTATATGCTGCTATACTGAAGTCAGTAGACGAACGTTTGGGCCAGTTAATTTTTGTCTCAGGTGCAGGAGGAACAGGAAAGACATACCTATACAGAACTATTATCGCAAGGCTTAGGTCAGTTGGAAAAGTAGTTATACCGGTTGCTACAGCTGGCATCGCAGCGTTGCTGCTCCCGGGAGGAAGGACAGCTCACTCTCGGTTCAAACTACCTCTGAATCTAGATGATCGTTCAATGTGTGAAATACACAAAGGGTCGAGTTTAGCTGCATTGATATCCAAGGCAGATCTAATAATATGGGACGAAGCTCCGATGGCACACCGGCACGCTTTTGAAACCTTGGATCGTTCCTTCAGAGATTTGTTAACGCATGAGAATCCAGAAGCTAGCACACAGCCCTTTGGTGGCAAAACGGTGCTTCTCGGCGGGGATTTCCGACAGATTTTGCCAGTTATTCCACACGGAAAAAGGCCAGACACTGTACTCGCATCCATCAGCAAATCATATCTATGGAAAATGGCCCGAGTATTCACCTTATCCATCAACATGCGGCTGCGGCAAGAAGATAAGGACTTCGCAAAATGGATTCTACAAGTCGGAGATGGGGAAGCTGACGCCTTGCCGTCGAATAAACCAAAACATGAGGAAGGGAATCAGATTATTGTGGACAAAAGGTTCTTGATATCTCGCTCAGAGACACCACACGAAGCTTTG GACTACCTAAAAGAGAGGGCCGTGCTGACACCTACCAATAATACCGTACATGAGGTGAACGCTTATCTCCTCTCTAAGATCCCATCACAGGCTAGAGAGTATTTGAGTTCCGATTCAGTGGAGTTAGAAGCTACGCCAGACGATGATTGGACCACCCACTACCCGTCAGAGTACCTCAACTCACTTGAGTTTCCGGGCCTCCCTAACCACAGATTGTGCCTCAAAGTTGGAGCTCCGGTGATGATGCTGCGCAATCTTAATCAGGATCAAGGTCTGTGCAATGGTACAAGAATGGTGGTTACTCGCCTAGGTAACAGGGTTGTTAAAGCGAGAATTATGACTGGGACAGATGTTGGAGAAGAAGTTTTGATCCCTAGGATACAACTTAGTCCCACTGATACCATGCATCCCTTCACCTTTAATCGAAGGCAATTCCCGATCAGACTGTGCTACGCCATGACGATCAACAAGAGCCAGGGCCAAAGCCTAAACCAAGTTGCTTTATATCTTCCTCGCCCTGTTTTTACTCATGGTCAGTTATACGTTGCCATGTCTCGAGTAACAACTCCGAATGGGCTTAAGATTTTAGACGAGACTTCCGACATGGGCGGTGAAGACGGAGTTACTAATATTGTATACAAAGAAATCTTTAAAGACGTCCGGATGACCGAGGTTAGAGCTACACATTTactttatacattttatataccCAAGTTTGATTGCAGTGAATAA
- the LOC106398765 gene encoding protein WUSCHEL-like, translating to MEQPQHHHHHHQQTDQESGNNNKSGSGGYPCRQTSTRWTPTTEQIRILKDLYYNNGVRSPTADQIQKISARLRQYGKIEGKNVFYWFQNHKARERQKKRFNGTTMTTPTTSSPNSVMMANDHYHHNHHPLLQHHHHGVTMHRPASVNIKLDQENHLLHQNISYPNFQNGNLNHASSGAEYGALNASSNGYMSSHLYGSMEQDYSVSYNNVSGGWTNMDHNHHYSAPAYNFFDRPKPLSGLEDHEEEEYGGDAYLEHSRTLSLFPMHGEDNINGGGGAFLKYGQSDGRDYYGRGSCASLKLCLNSYAGVSPD from the exons ATGGAGCAACCGCAacatcatcaccatcaccatcaacaAACCGACCAAGAGAGCGGTAACAACAATAAGTCCGGCTCTGGTGGTTACCCATGTCGCCAAACGAGCACAAGATGGACACCAACGACGGAGCAGATCAGAATCCTCAAAGATCTCTACTACAACAACGGAGTTCGGTCACCAACAGCCGACCAGATCCAGAAGATCTCTGCACGGCTGAGACAGTACGGAAAGATCGAGGGTAAGAACGTCTTTTACTGGTTCCAGAACCATAAGGCTCGCGAGCGACAGAAGAAGAGATTCAACGGCACAACCATGACCACACCAACAACTTCATCCCCCAACTCGGTTATGATGGCCAACGACCATTATCATCATAACCATCATCCTCTTCTTCAGCACCATCATCATGGTGTTACCATGCATAGGCCTGCTTCGGTCAATATTAAGCTTGACCAAGAAAATCATCTCCTTCATCAGAACATATCTTATCCCAACTTTCAGAACG GGAATTTAAATCATGCAAGTTCAGGCGCTGAATATGGTGCTCTTAATGCTTCTTCTAATGGCTACATGAGTAGCCATCTCTATGGATCTATG GAACAAGATTATTCAGTGAGCTACAACAACGTAAGTGGAGGATGGACAAACATGGATCATAATCATCATTACTCAGCTCCAGCTTACAACTTCTTCGATAGACCAAAGCCTCTGTCTGGACTGGAagatcatgaagaagaagaatatggtGGCGATGCTTATCTGGAACATAGTCGTACACTTTCCCTCTTCCCTATGCACGGTGAGGATAACATCAACGGCGGTGGTGGTGCCTTTTTGAAGTACGGACAATCGGACGGTCGTGATTATTATGGTAGAGGCTCTTGTGCTTCTCTCAAGTTATGTTTAAACTCCTACGCAGGCGTCTCACCGGATTAA
- the LOC125577999 gene encoding LOW QUALITY PROTEIN: uncharacterized protein LOC125577999 (The sequence of the model RefSeq protein was modified relative to this genomic sequence to represent the inferred CDS: inserted 2 bases in 1 codon; substituted 2 bases at 2 genomic stop codons): protein MADYYKCFHEIRAKVQTNXXCPNENEISAXVGFRGHVDMSYKSSESLALLPLQQHFTTITEIVMRNLRSSVSHSMLVTVRTHRIYVVACVDIYCICMYNY, encoded by the exons ATGGCGG attattataaatgttttcatGAAATTAGGGCAAAAGTACAAACAAACTAATGATGCCCTAATGAAAATGAAATCTCTGC AGTGGGTTTTAGGGGCCACGTAGACATGAGTTACAAAAGCTCTGAGTCTTTAGCCCTCCTGCCTCTTCAACAGCACTTTACGACAATAACAGAGATCGTGATGCGCAATTTAAGATCCTCTGTTTCTCACAGCATGCTCGTTACCGTACGCACTCATAGGATATATGTAGTTGCTTGTGTAGATATATACTGCATATGcatgtataattattaa
- the LOC125577786 gene encoding uncharacterized protein LOC125577786, which produces MIDEYISAEFPDREVDKEGFELVERHMIHGPCGKLRPKSPCMEKGECTKSFPKPSSDQTRIDKYGFVVYRRRAGTGDFVIKGDIEVDNRFVVPHNLSLLKKYQAHINVEWCCRTSAIKYLFKYITKGVDRATVVIHKNEPDTTNEINNFLECRYISACEGSWRLFAFPIHYNLPNVVKLPVHLPGQHVMVFDETSDLSKVVYRENIDKSMLTAFFEACDTYEEARELTYVEFPSRFVYHSNDKVWTPRLQGEAIGRVVYVSPASGDRYFLRMLLNVVKGPRGYDVLYTVGDVVYKKFKEACYARGLLDDDKEWHEAIEEPSSWATGRQLRRLFVLILVYCQVVDPLKLWEHTWMFLAEDILYMKRKEFRFPGLDLQDEQLKQYTLLEVEKHLKEHNQSLADYDELPRPDNSILSEVNNQVLRQELMYDVEKEKETHRVLFSAMNIDQQKVYAAILKSVDERLGQLIFVSGAGGTGKTYLYRTIIARLRSVGKVVIPVATAGIAALLLPGGRTAHSRFKLPLNLDDRSMCEIHKGSSLAALISKADLIIWDEAPMAHRHAFETLDRSFRDLLTHENPEASTQPFGGKTVLLGGDFRQILPVIPHGKRPDTVLASISKSYLWKMARVFTLSINMRLRQEDKDFAKWILQVGDGEADALPSNKPKHEEGNQIIVDKRFLISRSETPHEALAHAAYPNFLQNYRDKDYLKERAVLTPTNNTVHEVNAYLLSKIPSQAREYLSSDSVELEATPDDDWTTHYPSEYLNSLEFPGLPNHRLCLKVGAPVMMLRNLNQDQGLCNGTRMVVTRLGNRVVKARIMTGTDVGEEVLIPRIQLSPTDTMHPFTFNRRQFPIRLCYAMTINKSQGQSLNQVALYLPRPVFTHGQLYVAMSRVTTPNGLKILDETSDMGGEDGVTNIVYKEIFKDVRMTEVRATHLLYTFLYTQV; this is translated from the coding sequence ATGATTGATGAATACATCTCAGCTGAGTTTCCCGATAGAGAAGTTGATAAAGAGGGGTTTGAACTGGTAGAGCGGCATATGATTCATGGCCCGTGTGGTAAGTTGCGACCCAAATCGCCATGCATGGAAAAGGGAGAGTGTACTAAGAGTTTTCCTAAACCTTCTTCGGATCAAACAAGAATTGACAAATATGGATTTGTTGTTTATAGAAGGAGAGCTGGTACTGGAGATTTTGTAATCAAGGGTGATATCGAGGTGGATAATCGTTTCGTTGTGCCTCATAATCTTAGTCTGCTGAAAAAATACCAAGCCCACATCAACGTTGAATGGTGTTGCAGAACCAGTGCAATAAAATATCTTTTCAAATACATAACGAAAGGCGTTGATAGAGCAACTGTCGTTATACACAAGAACGAGCCAGACACGACTAATGAGATCAACAATTTTCTGGAGTGTCGGTACATATCAGCCTGCGAAGGTTCATGGAGGTTGTTCGCTTTTCCCATACACTATAATCTGCCCAATGTTGTGAAGCTTCCCGTACATCTACCAGGTCAGCATGTGATGGTGTTTGACGAAACTTCTGACTTATCAAAGGTGGTATACCGAGAAAATATTGATAAGTCAATGTTAACAGCGTTTTTTGAGGCATGCGACACATACGAAGAAGCTAGGGAGCTGACATATGTTGAATTTCCTTCAAGGTTTGTTTACCATTCTAACGACAAGGTATGGACACCCAGGTTGCAAGGGGAAGCTATTGGGAGAGTCGTGTATGTCAGTCCAGCATCTGGTGATAGATACTTCTTAAGGATGCTGCTAAATGTTGTTAAAGGTCCTAGAGGTTATGACGTGTTATACACGGTAGGAGATGTGGTTTATAAGAAATTCAAAGAAGCGTGCTATGCACGAGGATTGcttgatgatgataaagagTGGCATGAAGCAATAGAGGAGCCATCTTCATGGGCCACCGGACGGCAGCTGAGAAGGTTGTTTGTGCTTATCTTGGTTTATTGTCAAGTTGTAGACCCACTCAAGCTTTGGGAGCATACTTGGATGTTTCTAGCAGAGGACATACTGTACATGAAACGAAAGGAGTTTCGATTTCCAGGACTCGACTTACAAGATGAGCAGTTAAAGCAGTATACACTGCTCGAGGttgaaaaacatttaaaagagCATAACCAGTCTCTAGCAGACTATGATGAGTTGCCTCGGCCAGACAATTCAATACTATCAGAGGTAAACAACCAAGTTTTGCGGCAGGAGCTGATGTATGATGTTGAAAAGGAGAAGGAGACGCATAGGGTATTGTTCTCAGCGATGAATATTGATCAGCAGAAAGTATATGCTGCTATACTGAAGTCAGTAGACGAACGTTTGGGCCAGTTAATTTTTGTCTCAGGTGCAGGAGGAACAGGAAAGACATACCTATACAGAACTATTATCGCAAGGCTTAGGTCAGTTGGAAAAGTAGTTATACCGGTTGCTACAGCTGGCATCGCAGCGTTGCTGCTCCCGGGAGGAAGGACAGCTCACTCTCGGTTCAAACTACCTCTGAATCTAGATGATCGTTCAATGTGTGAAATACACAAAGGGTCGAGTTTAGCTGCATTGATATCCAAGGCAGATCTAATAATATGGGACGAAGCTCCGATGGCACACCGGCACGCTTTTGAAACCTTGGATCGTTCCTTCAGAGATTTGTTAACGCATGAGAATCCAGAAGCTAGCACACAGCCCTTTGGTGGCAAAACGGTGCTTCTCGGCGGGGATTTCCGACAGATTTTGCCAGTTATTCCACACGGAAAAAGGCCAGACACTGTACTCGCATCCATCAGCAAATCATATCTATGGAAAATGGCCCGAGTATTCACCTTATCCATCAACATGCGGCTGCGGCAAGAAGATAAGGACTTCGCAAAATGGATTCTACAAGTCGGAGATGGGGAAGCTGACGCCTTGCCGTCGAATAAACCAAAACATGAGGAAGGGAATCAGATTATTGTGGACAAAAGGTTCTTGATATCTCGCTCAGAGACACCACACGAAGCTTTGGCGCATGCTGCATATCCTAACTTCCTCCAAAACTACCGGGATAAGGACTACCTAAAAGAGAGGGCCGTGCTGACACCTACCAATAATACCGTACATGAGGTGAACGCTTATCTCCTCTCTAAGATCCCATCACAGGCTAGAGAGTATTTGAGTTCCGATTCAGTGGAGTTAGAAGCTACGCCAGACGATGATTGGACCACCCACTACCCGTCAGAGTACCTCAACTCACTTGAGTTTCCGGGCCTCCCTAACCACAGATTGTGCCTCAAAGTTGGAGCTCCGGTGATGATGCTGCGCAATCTTAATCAGGATCAAGGTCTGTGCAATGGTACAAGAATGGTGGTTACTCGCCTAGGTAACAGGGTTGTTAAAGCGAGAATTATGACTGGGACAGATGTTGGAGAAGAAGTTTTGATCCCTAGGATACAACTTAGTCCCACTGATACCATGCATCCCTTCACCTTTAATCGAAGGCAATTCCCGATCAGACTGTGCTACGCCATGACGATCAACAAGAGCCAGGGCCAAAGCCTAAACCAAGTTGCTTTATATCTTCCTCGCCCTGTTTTTACTCATGGTCAGTTATACGTTGCCATGTCTCGAGTAACAACTCCGAATGGGCTTAAGATTTTAGACGAGACTTCCGACATGGGCGGTGAAGACGGAGTTACTAATATTGTATACAAAGAAATCTTTAAAGACGTCCGGATGACCGAGGTTAGAGCTACACATTtactttatacatttttatataccCAAGTTTGA
- the LOC106359670 gene encoding F-box protein At2g35280-like codes for MEPSKRSLSRLETMPDDMLRLIVSKVGASSSIDYCNTMMTCKSLNFGLNDPLIAKTLDITPLVERPNISYGYGKMMESLLASNNLDAHYVKGMCEYFDFDNPVLGLYHLRIASKGARKEAKYLYGVLLMATGMINKGKKILSKLTDAIGLDSVETSWENVQASLSHLTVEMKDVYVDSLISMEPELNCHPPGVNTVCFKCYHAYLMTEFFEMALGLNPASASA; via the coding sequence ATGGAGCCATCCAAACGTTCCCTCTCACGTCTCGAGACCATGCCTGATGACATGCTGCGGCTCATAGTCTCCAAGGTCGGTGCTTCTTCCTCCATCGACTACTGTAACACAATGATGACATGCAAGAGTCTCAACTTCGGACTGAACGACCCATTGATTGCCAAGACACTCGACATCACCCCTTTGGTGGAACGACCCAATATCTCTTACGGGTATGGGAAGATGATGGAAAGTCTGTTGGCATCCAACAACCTTGATGCTCACTACGTTAAAGGTATGTGCgagtattttgattttgataatCCCGTTTTGGGACTCTATCACCTTCGTATCGCTTCTAAGGGGGCTCGCAAAGAGGCCAAGTACCTTTACGGTGTTCTTCTGATGGCCACGGGTATGATCAACAAGGGGAAGAAGATACTTTCGAAGTTGACTGACGCTATTGGTCTTGACTCCGTTGAGACGAGCTGGGAGAACGTCCAGGCATCATTGAGTCATCTTACCGTGGAAATGAAAGACGTGTACGTGGACTCCCTCATAAGCATGGAACCAGAACTCAATTGCCATCCACCGGGGGTCAACACAGTCTGCTTCAAATGTTACCACGCCTACCTCATGACAGAGTTTTTCGAGATGGCCTTAGGGCTCAACCCAGCGTCTGCATCTGCTTGA